The following proteins come from a genomic window of Aspergillus luchuensis IFO 4308 DNA, chromosome 3, nearly complete sequence:
- a CDS encoding uncharacterized protein (COG:K;~EggNog:ENOG410QEIR;~InterPro:IPR036864,IPR007219,IPR001138;~PFAM:PF00172;~TransMembrane:2 (i276-296o434-455i);~go_function: GO:0000981 - DNA-binding transcription factor activity, RNA polymerase II-specific [Evidence IEA];~go_function: GO:0003677 - DNA binding [Evidence IEA];~go_function: GO:0008270 - zinc ion binding [Evidence IEA];~go_process: GO:0006351 - transcription, DNA-templated [Evidence IEA];~go_process: GO:0006355 - regulation of transcription, DNA-templated [Evidence IEA]) — MPESRSSKRQRIARACDQCRRRKSKCDGDQPVCAICHSAGRTCTYENISRHRGLQSGYVRSLEVTLGLFLERFPRNEDVLRRSLRDPQCKTQLPASELAERGRQSRLARYVYRVLNPDSQDESSSELEDHAETASRGCDNGEGGGGRGEEGEGITQERTPGRHGICEAVSVEYLNQPIPSNADQLLQFYFTHIHSWFPIVERRDVLRVLHTPPDASWSARDAACRLVLWAIVAYSTAMHDTLGRGSQVDPTQIAQSIRLQVLRDIDRLQLGHLQSLLIVTLLYLGVGHLRLAWVLVGEATRMLEMLPESVRCARYIHIRHGCILIDNLTSAILEKAPCASLDDLQQCALVSEDDVDEWELWSMLRPDQSSGGSVVTKGPLRALSTLNLIHGLMRFLTQILYYPSGTLPIQELIVELRNLQDLVTARRPYRGLEFASPPLLTLHLTTAFVVFSLALKHKTFDPAIKPLALTSLRFTLEILDAYTEITGMAGSSPLLRCFSFQAYRCLQSAPSMLGPGMEQLSSRLINHMQKLKRSSEGGTPSEALRFTWLPLGNQLEWPYMPVARHHSQRPLAPGGTLYGGFDLAQGNTVVTDQVMAMPGLPTTPGVMDTGNERQAQEPEDFDALFEEMVASIPQTRNEPTFAENLGFYAGNLDTDFLAQLQHVPDNG; from the exons ATGCCTGAATCCAGGTCATCGAAGCGCCAGCGCATCGCTCGCGCCTGTGATCAGTGTCGGCGTCGAAAATCCAAATGCGACGGAGACCAGCCAGTCTGCGCCATCTGCCACTCGGCTGGTAGGACCTGCACGTATGAAAACATCAGTCGGCACCGGGGATTGCAGTCGGGATATGTTCGCAGTTTAGAGGTGACTTTGGGGCTTTTTCTCGAGCGGTTCCCTCGTAATGAGGATGTCTTGCGACGCTCCCTGCGCGATCCTCAGTGCAAGACGCAGCTACCGGCGAGTGAATTGGCAGAGCGTGGGCGACAGTCCAGGCTGGCCAGATACGTGTATCGAGTGCTGAATCCAGACTCACAGGATGAGTCGAGTAGCGAGCTTGAAGATCATGCAGAAACTGCATCACGAGGATGCGACAAtggtgaagggggaggaggaagaggagaggaaggagagggcatTACCCAGGAAAGAACCCCTGGCAGGCACGGGATATGTGAGGCTGTCTCAGTAGAATACCTCAATCAACCCATTCCGAGTAATGCCGATCAGCTGCTGCAGTTCTACTTCACCCATATTCACAGCTGGTTCCCCATTGTCGAGCGTCGGGACGTCCTCCGCGTCCTGCACACCCCTCCAGATGCGTCATGGTCGGCTCGAGACGCTGCCTGTCGTCTAGTGTTATGGGCCATTGTCGCCTATTCAACGGCAATGCACGATACACTGGGTCGGGGCAGCCAGGTCGACCCAACGCAGATTGCTCAATCTATCCGATTGCAAGTCCTGAGGGACATTGACCGGCTGCAGCTTGGCCATCTTCAATCTCTGTTGATCGTCACCCTCCTTTACCTGGGTGTGGGCCATCTGCGTCTTGCGTGGGTACTAGTTGGCGAAGCCACGAGGATGCTCGAGATGCTTCCAGAATCTGTCAGGTGCGCTCGCTACATACACATCCGGCATGGATGCATCTTGATCGACAATCTTACTTCGGCAATCCTGGAGAAAGCTCCTTGTGCCTCGCTTGATGATCTGCAACAGTGTGCCTTAGTGAGCGAGGACGATGTGGATGAATGGGAGCTGTGGTCTATGCTGCGACCTGACCAGTCTTCAGGAGGCAGTGTCGTCACCAAAGGCCCCTTGCGAGCTCTAAGCACTCTCAACCTTATTCACGGACTGATGCGATTTCTTACTCAGATACTCTATTATCCATCTGGGACCCTCCCTATCCAGGAGCTCATAGTTGAGCTACGGAACTTGCAAGACCTTGTGACGGCTAGGCGGCCTTATCGCGGTCTTGAGTTTGCAagccctcctcttcttacGCTACATCTAACCACAGCCTTCGTGGTATTTTCTCTCGCGCTGAAGCACAAGACGTTCGATCCGGCCATCAAGCCGCTGGCCTTGACTAGCCTGCGCTTTACTCTTGAGATACTGGATGCATATACAGAAATCACTGGAATGGCGGGCTCATCTCCGCTGCTTCGCTGCTTTTCCTTTCAGGCCTACCGGTGTCTACAGAGTGCTCCTAGCATGTTGGGGCCGGGAATGGAGCAGCTGAGCAGTCGACTGATCAATCATATGCAGAAGCTCAAGCGAAGTAGTGAGGGTGGCACTCCAAGTGAGGCGCTACGTTTTACATGGTTGCCCTTGGGGAATCAACTTGAGTGGCCTTACATGCCAGTAGCACGACACCATTCCCAGCGGCCTTTGGCGCCTGGAGGCACTCTCTACGGTGGATTTGATCTTGCCCAGGGGAATACGGTGGTAACAGACCAGGTAATGGCCATGCCCGGCTTGCCCACGACTCCTGGTGTTATGGATACTGGAAACGAAAGACAGGCTCAAGAGCCTGAAGACTTCGATGCTCTCTTTGAGGAAATGGTGGCTTCTATTCCACAAACAAG AAACGAGCCCACGTTTGCCGAGAACTTGGGGTTCTATGCAGGAAATCTAGATACAGACTTCCTTGCTCAGCTGCAACATGTCCCAGACAATGGCTGA
- a CDS encoding putative pentafunctional AROM polypeptide (COG:K;~EggNog:ENOG410Q192;~InterPro:IPR001381,IPR006151,IPR027417,IPR036291, IPR013708,IPR041121,IPR013785,IPR031322;~PFAM:PF01202,PF08501,PF01487,PF18317;~go_function: GO:0003824 - catalytic activity [Evidence IEA];~go_function: GO:0003855 - 3-dehydroquinate dehydratase activity [Evidence IEA];~go_function: GO:0004764 - shikimate 3-dehydrogenase (NADP+) activity [Evidence IEA];~go_process: GO:0055114 - oxidation-reduction process [Evidence IEA]), which translates to MSSLSSPLTPCDRLVSIPCRRYSADATLLLVGFVGAGKKTLGIIASVALRRRFIDFDAVFRQEVHLSPQEYIAHNGPARYRELELKLTRSLLEKCSTGCVITITGVGWSANRQQQVLLKEFAQNHPAVYVRRDRVDLQQFIMTTSPDKFNRIFEAGNEFFQSCSSFDFFNHTQEKVTDYAGRPLPAYIKLKEAERVFLRFLHQVFGRAFHVLYSSDPFSPSHTYALQVPLTWLEDNPDLGLLESGTDAVNLVIDGGAADLDDGRFMERIAKHMATIRKHTRVPVSIEVPQQSNPRCCQLLEMLFRLAPDVVACPVDSPDFSRLKLAKGHTKIIATYQSTSMTGNQSIFPEVRSLLEKTDELGFDAIRITSEPNFPGDLTNLNLQQRLGEITDIPITAYHTGPLGRASICLNPILSPVILPSLPEGDIGVTLASAQQALTSCYLLTKQTFTVFGQRVQNSLSPAMHNAAYTACGLPHTYNILCSDRFSDIHKLLNSTEHGGVAVTLPYKTDVLTLLDEVSPDAQDIHAVNTVVIQRSNNPSSKILKGYNTDYLGIRDCIYKHLSPANASRHGTTALIIGAGGMARAAIYACYQIGVRQMCIYNRTSSNAQKLAEYYTRWAEKKDTRLQIEVLRSGNDPWPAGFRQPTIIVACLPAPAGGQLQAPVTMEISEQWLRSTTGGVFIDVAYGMPQTKLRMAMNERSSMGWVVVDGLVVLLEQGIAQYELFTGRPAPVHVMRGVLREYTNAVT; encoded by the exons ATGTCTAGTCTCAGCTCCCCTTTGACACCATGCGACCGCCTTGTATCTATCCCTTGCCGGCGGTACAGTGCGGACGCCACCCTGCTACTCGTGGGATTCGTCGGCGCCGGAAAGAAAACCCTAGGCATCATTGCATCGGTCGCGCTGCGTCGCAGGTTCATTGATTTTGATGCTGTATTTCGCCAGGAGGTGCACCTATCTCCTCAGGAGTACATTGCGCACAACGGTCCTGCGCGATACCGGGAGCTGGAGCTAAAATTGACTCGCTCGTTGCTAGAGAAATGCTCTACAGGATGTGTAATAACCATCACTGGTGTGGGATGGTCAGCGAATCGCCAACAGCAGGTGCTTCTGAAGGAATTTGCACAGAATCATCCTGCGGTGTATGTCAGACGCGACCGGGTGGATCTTCAGCAGTTCATCATGACCACCAGCCCTGACAAGTTCAACCGTATCTTTGAAGCAGGCAATGAGTTTTTCCAATCATGCTCCAGCTTTGACTTCTTCAATCACACACAAGAGAAGGTGACTGACTATGCTGGTCGCCCACTCCCGGCGTATATCAAACTCAAGGAGGCTGAGAGGGTGTTCCTGAGGTTTTTACATCAGGTCTTCGGGCGCGCTTTTCATGTGCTCTACTCCTCGGACCCGTTTTCACCGTCTCATACATATGCGCTGCAGGTGCCGTTGACCTGGTTGGAAGATAATCCGGACTTGGGACTTCTGGAGAGTGGTACTGACGCGGTCAATCTTGTGATTGACGGGGGTGCAgctgatcttgatgatggtCGTTTCATGGAAAGGATTGCCAAGCATATGGCGACAATCCGGAAACATACCCGGGTTCCAGTCTCCATTGAGGTTCCTCAGCAGTCAAATCCTAGATGCTGCCAGCTCTTAGAGATGCTTTTTCGACTGGCGCCCGATGTTGTGGCGTGTCCTGTTGACAGCCCCGACTTTAGCCGATTAAAGCTGGCCAAAGGTCACACAAAGATCATTGCCACCTATCAGTCAACCTCTATGACGGGAAACCAGAGCATCTTTCCTGAAGTTCGCTCTCTCTTAGAAAAGACAGATGAGCTTGGCTTTGACGCTATTCGCATTACTTCGGAGCCCAACTTCCCTGGCGATCTCACCAACCTGAATCTTCAACAACGGCTGGGTGAGATAACCGACATCCCCATAACCGCATACCATACTGGGCCACTCGGCCGAGCATCTATATGTTTAAATCCTATTCTCTCACCGGTGATACTCCCATCTTTACCAGAAGGTGACATAGGAGTCACACTCGCATCAGCCCAACAAGCACTTACCTCATGCTACCTACTCACAAAACAAACATTCACCGTTTTTGGCCAAAGAGTCCAAAACAGTCTATCACCAGCAATGCACAACGCAGCCTACACTGCCTGCGGCTTACCACACACTTACAACATACTATGCAGCGATCGATTCTCCGATATCCACAAACTCCTAAACAGCACTGAACACGGCGGAGTGGCTGTAACACTACCCTACAAAACGGACGTCCTCACCCTACTGGATGAAGTCAGTCCAGATGCCCAGGACATCCACGCCGTAAACACAGTCGTCATTCAGCGGTCCAACAATCCTTCTTCCAAAATTCTTAAGGGATACAATACAGATTACCTCGGGATCCGCGACTGCATTTACAAGCATCTCTCTCCCGCTAATGCCAGTCGACATGGAACAACTGCCTTGATAATAGGCGCAGGCGGTATGGCCCGCGCCGCTATCTACGCATGCTACCAGATCGGCGTTCGTCAGATGTGCATCTATAATCGGACTAGCTCCAATGCGCAGAAACTAGCTGAGTACTACACTCGGTgggctgagaagaaggacacCCGTTTGCAGATTGAGGTTCTGCGGTCAGGCAATGACCCCTGGCCGGCGGGGTTCCGTCAACCGACAATAATCGTGGCGTGCTTGCCTGCGCCAGCCGGTGGACAGTTACAGGCTCCTGTTACGATGGAGATATCGGAGCAGTGGTTGAGGAGTACGACTGGAGGTGTTTTTATCGAT GTCGCATATGGAATGCCACAAACGAAGCTGAGAATGGCTATGAATGAACGATCGAGTATGGGCTGGGTCGTGGTTGATGggctggtggtgttgttggagcagGGCATTGCGCAATATGAGCTGTTTACGGGGAGGCCGGCGCCGGTTCATGTTAtgaggggggtgttgaggGAATATACTAATGCTGTTACTTAG
- a CDS encoding uncharacterized protein (COG:S;~EggNog:ENOG410Q1JI), whose translation MADSSSPGNTPGGNRRNNRPEEEAASAASAILPNEGMKAPGVTANQDEKSNLKISIHLNLRAKVKLDLDAQLYGDIVIGLL comes from the exons ATGGCcgactcttcctccccagg caACACCCCAGGCGGCAACCGCCGCAACAACCgccccgaagaagaagccgccAGCGCCGCTAGCGCCATCCTCCCCAACGAAGGCATGAAGGCCCCCGGCGTGACGGCTAACCAGGATGAGAAATCCAACCTAAAGATCAGCATTCACTTGAACTTGCGGGCTAAGGTGAAGTTGGATTTGGATGCGCAGTTGTATGGTGATATTGTTATTGGGTTGTTGTAA
- a CDS encoding uncharacterized protein (COG:S;~EggNog:ENOG410PNEP): MVLGIAMMATMIPTMIGLNQASQNMRDSEDSRKESNRKQRCHLLVNCSVNQGTTEQREQIHNAMVYVGPENRLYITKNPNPNTMTPFNGGFFTHPQFPPDNTAGLVTITGETPPTLRWVFLDVTTHEVCWGGRAESEGQVCGPFDWTKDESRMTLEGWEGWLAVRFPGVDDEGVWRLWFDREDNGAGLREMGREVLGLEVVLRRVAAES; the protein is encoded by the exons aTGGTCCTCGGCatcgccatgatggccacCATGATCCCAACCATGATCGGTCTGAACCAAGCGAGTCAAAACATGCGCGATAGCGAAGATAGTCGGAAAGAATCCAATCGGAAACAACGCTGTCATTTGTTAGTGAACTGCTCGGTGAATCAGGGTACGACGGAACAGCGCGAACAGATTCATAATGCGATGGTGTATGTGGGTCCTGAGAACCGA CTCTACATAACCAaaaaccccaaccccaacaccatgACCCCCTTCAATGGGGGCTTCTTCACACACCCACAATTCCCACCCGATAACACCGCCGGCCTGGTAACCATCACAGGCGAGACCCCGCCCACATTACGCTGGGTCTTCCTGGACGTCACCACGCACGAGGTGTGCTGGGGTGGGCGGGCCGAGAGCGAGGGCCAGGTGTGTGGGCCATTTGACTGGACGAAGGACGAATCGCGAATGACGctggaggggtgggaggggtgGTTGGCAGTAAGGTTTCCGGGAGTGGATGACGAGGGTGTTTGGAGGTTGTGGTTTGATCGGGAGGATAATGGGgctgggttgagggagatggggagggaggtgctaGGGTTGGAGGTTGTGTTGAGGAGGGTAGCGGCTGAATCCTGA
- a CDS encoding Zn(II)2Cys6 transcription factor (COG:S;~EggNog:ENOG410PH9W;~InterPro:IPR036864,IPR021858,IPR001138;~PFAM:PF00172,PF11951;~go_function: GO:0000981 - DNA-binding transcription factor activity, RNA polymerase II-specific [Evidence IEA];~go_function: GO:0008270 - zinc ion binding [Evidence IEA];~go_process: GO:0006355 - regulation of transcription, DNA-templated [Evidence IEA]): MAEVSQPIELKTMPCADSRHLPRKRTRTGCVNCSRRRRKCDEAKPTCTGCKRRGDKCQWRMLGSFREANIKVLEPGHPSMNQTARGTRKHSKFKILNVVPSPSRPAGKERQLSPPADEGRGSSPSARSLPGNGEDEAEVVRPDGLKNVSGAAPDAHPTVLSPGSNQAVSPLSHHSFHAHEVNIGNGHSPHQVNELPHPYPDEAPHQPYIHSSPEFVVDELTALRNLSNNAGHFPGPEVYQSITSPLFDHSVFSDPANLTNDVFVPGSAYEALHTTLRNRQLWTARTEIPSRASTPASVLEYDGPTPNTSRMQRSRRAQSRPGRDFELTPERENILWQNYLNEICLWLDMFDNHRHFASTFPQMAKSAPHLRYSILALSARQMERQQNKKSQSESLLLYQEAIHQLLPELEQKTTPVIASCVILCVLEMLSCNPKEWRRHLDGCAYLIQAAEINGFSGKEEQALFWCFARMDVCGGLISEEETIIPIHHWIPRDMTPTEASQLFLASNMTTFDTYANYTVFLCAQTLGVLFGGSSQLPASCVSCNYLSSPREGESYVHRWQRLFDDVEQWYENRPSQMKPIFVLTAGGKTMGRGDGERPFPTVLYGNGAAISGNQLYHACALLLLQRKPKTVSLPRRPKSVLWHARQICSISASNTHHGCWTNALQPLWLAGKVMSHHSEHTAIIETLTRIERETGWATAWRVEDLKEFWGDEDEDVDVDMDGGMHLDLRSERARGSIGSIPSSRS; encoded by the exons ATGGCTGAAGTATCACAACCTATCGAACTAAAAACCATGCCTTGCGCCGattctcgtcatcttccgCGCAAACGGACCCGCACGGGTTGCGTGAACTGCAGCCGGCGAAGGCGGAAAT GTGACGAAGCAAAACCAACATGCACAGGCTGCAAGCGGCGCGGCGACAAGTGCCAATGGCGCATGCTAGGGTCCTTCCGCGAGGCCAACATCAAGGTTCTGGAACCGgggcatccatccatgaATCAAACGGCCAGAGGGACTAGGAAACATAGTAAATTCAAG ATTCTGAATGTTgttccttcgccttctcgACCGGCTGGAAAGGAACGGCAGCTGAGTCCGCCGGCTGATGAGGGAAGAGGGTCATCGCCTTCGGCGCGATCGCTTCCTGGTaatggtgaggatgaagctGAAGTGGTGCGGCCGGATGGTCTGAAAAATGTATCCGGAGCAGCACCGGATGCTCACCCGACGGTGCTTAGTCCTGGTTCTAATCAAGCTGTGTCGCCTCTTTCGCATCACAGTTTCCATGCTCACGAGGTTAATATTGGAAATGGCCATTCGCCTCATCAGGTCAATGAATTGCCTCATCCTTACCCCGATGAAGCGCCTCACCAGCCGTACATCCATTCTAGTCCTGagtttgttgttgatgagctCACTGCTCTGCGCAACCTCTCCAATAATGCGGGGCACTTTCCTGGACCTGAAGTTTACCAGTCTATAACATCGCCATTGTTTGACCATAGCGTCTTTTCTGATCCGGCAAATTTGACAAATGATGTTTTCGTTCCGGGCTCAGCCTACGAAGCCCTTCATACCACACTGCGTAATCGACAGCTGTGGACTGCTCGGACAGAAATCCCCAGTCGCGCAAGTACCCCGGCATCAGTGCTTGAATATGATGGACCAACGCCAAACACCTCACGTATGCAGAGAAGCAGGCGAGCTCAGTCCAGACCCGGACGGGACTTTGAACTGACACCTGAGCGTGAGAACATACTCTGGCAGAACTACCTGAACGAAATCTGTCTCTGG CTGGACATGTTCGACAACCACCGACACTTCGCATCGACCTTCCCTCAGATGGCCAAGTCGGCGCCACATCTACGATATTCCATCCTTGCCCTGTCAGCACGGCAGATGGAGCGACAGCAGAACAAAAAGTCGCAATCAGAAAGTCTTCTCTTATACCAAGAGGCCAtccatcaacttcttccGGAGCTAGAGCAAAAGACGACCCCTGTCATCGCGTCATGCGTCATTTTATGCGTCCTCGAGATGCTCAGCT GCAACCCCAAAGAGTGGCGCCGACACCTCGACGGATGCGCCTACCTTATCCAAGCCGCGGAAATCAACGGCTTCTCGGGTAAAGAGGAGCAAGCGCTATTCTGGTGCTTCGCGCGGATGG ACGTCTGCGGAGGCCTCatctccgaagaagagaccATTATCCCGATCCACCACTGGATTCCGCGCGACATGACCCCCACGGAAGCatcccagctcttcctcgcctcAAACATGACTACCTTTGACACGTACGCCAATTACACCGTCTTCCTGTGTGCCCAGACATTAGGGGTGCTCTTCGGCGGTAGCAGCCAGTTACCAGCGTCCTGCGTGTCATGCAACTATCTCTCTAGTCCCAGGGAGGGCGAATCGTATGTGCATCGGTGGCAGCGCCTgtttgatgatgtggagCAGTGGTATGAGAACCGGCCGAGTCAGATGAAGCCGATTTTTGTCCTGACAGCGGGAGGGAAGACTATGGGGAGGGGCGATGGGGAAAGACCGTTTCCGACGGTGCTGTATGGGAACGGGGCTGCTA TTTCAGGAAATCAGCTCTACCATGCCTGTGCACTGCTTTTGCTGCAACGAAAACCGAAGACGGTATCCCTGCCACGGCGACCG AAATCGGTGTTGTGGCACGCGCGGCAAATCTGCTCTATTTCCGCATCGAATACACACCA TGGCTGCTGGACCAATGCCCTGCAGCCgctgtggctggctggcaaAGTCATGTCGCATCATTCGGAACATACCGCCATAATTGAGACTTTGACGCGAATCGAGCGCGAGACGGGGTGGGCGACAGCCTGGCGAGTGGAAGACCTAAAGGAGTTTTGGGgagatgaggacgaggatgtggatgtggatatgGATGGGGGAATGCATCTGGACCTGCGGAGTGAGAGGGCGAGAGGCAGCATCGGAAGTATTCCTTCGAGTCGGTCGTGA
- a CDS encoding uncharacterized protein (COG:G;~EggNog:ENOG410PFEN;~InterPro:IPR005828,IPR003663,IPR036259,IPR020846;~PFAM:PF00083,PF07690;~TransMembrane:11 (o65-82i89-111o117-136i148-166o178-200i271-293o313-335i342-362o368-395i407-427o433-451i);~go_component: GO:0016020 - membrane [Evidence IEA];~go_component: GO:0016021 - integral component of membrane [Evidence IEA];~go_function: GO:0022857 - transmembrane transporter activity [Evidence IEA];~go_process: GO:0055085 - transmembrane transport [Evidence IEA]), translating into MTILVGKPLSWAITTTAGSGFLLFGYDQGVMSGLLTGTAFTRTFPEIDTTATGHGSSSLQGTVTAIYEIGCFFGAIIALLIGERIGRRWCIIAGCIILSIGAALQCSAYSIPHLIVGRIVAGVGNGLNTSTIPVWHSELSKAASRGKGLAIELCINIFGVMTAYWVDYGMSYVVNDAQFRFPIALQILFAVITLAGIIVLPESPRWLIAHGRHDEARHVIWAVQPNARLIDEDDAAVTADVTEITTAIAEEREATQEGSFKLVFTNGHQKFFYRTLLGMGGQMMQQLSGVNLITYYNTVIFEDSVGMSHNLALLMAGFNGVAYFASTFVPIWAIDRLGRRKLMLFAAAGQCACMAILAGTVYDGSHASGIVATVMLFLFNFFFGVGLLAIPWLLPAEYAPLSIRSQAAALATATNWIFTFLVVEITPVSIKSIGYRTYIYFAVFNFFFLPLI; encoded by the exons ATGACTATTCTCGTTGGAAAGCCCTTGTCATGGGCTATTACTACCACTGCAGGAAGTGGGTTCCTGCT ATTCGGCTATGATCAGGGTGTCATGTCTGGTCTGTTGACCGGGACGGCCTTTACTCGAACATTTCCGGAGATAgacaccaccgccacggGACATGGGAGTTCCTCGTTGCAGGGAACGGT CACTGCCATCTATGAGATCGGATGCTTCTTCGGGGCGATCATTGCCTTATTGATTGGTGAACGTATCGGTCGGCGGTGGTGCATCATAGCTGGCTGCATTATTCTTTCGATCGGAGCTGCATTGCAGTGCAGTGCGTATAGTATCCCTCACTTGATTGTGGGCCGGATTGTGGCTGGGGTTGGGAATGGTCtcaatactagtactattc CGGTCTGGCATTCGGAGCTGAGCAAGGCAGCGAGTCGTGGAAAGGGG CTTGCGATTGAGCTATGTATCAACATTTTTGGCGTGATGACGGCATACTGGGTTG ATTACGGAATGAGTTACGTGGTCAACGATGCGCAGTTCCGCTTTCCCATTGCCTTGCAGATTCTCTTTGCCGTAATCACCTTAGCAGGTATTATCGTGCTTCCCGAGTCCCCTCGCTGG CTTATTGCCCATGGACGACACGACGAAGCACGACATGTGATCTGGGCCGTCCAGCCTAACGCCCGACTCATTGACGAGGACGACGCTGCAGTGACCGCCGATGTCACAGAAATAACTACCGCAATCGCTGAAGAGCGAGAGGCCACGCAAGAAGGGTCATTCAAGCTGGTCTTCACAAACGGCCACCAGAAGTTCTTCTATCGGACGCTGCTGGGAATGGGTGGGCAGATGATGCAGCAGCTGTCGGGTGTCAATCTGATTACATAC TATAATACGGTTATCTTCGAGGATTCAGTTGGCATGAGCCATAACCtggcgttgttgatggcTGGGTTCAACGGCGTGGCGTATTTCGCTTCAACATTTGTTCCTATCTGGGCTATTGATCG GCTGGGTCGTCGGAAATTGATGCTCTTTGCGGCGGCCGGGCAATGCGCGTGCATGGCGATACTGGCGGGCACAGTATATGACGGTAGCCATGCATCTGGTATCGTGGCCACGGTCATGTTGTTTCTGttcaacttcttctttggtgtGGGGTTGCTAGCTATTCCCTGGTTGT TGCCCGCCGAATATGCTCCTCTCTCCATTCGATCTCAAGCTGCGGCTCTAGCCACAGCTACAAACT GGATCTTTACCTTCCTGGTGGTGGAGATCACCCCAGTCAGCATTAAGAGCATTGGCTATCGCACGTATATCTATTTTGCCG TGttcaatttcttcttcctccccttgaTTTAA